A genomic region of Friedmanniella luteola contains the following coding sequences:
- a CDS encoding aspartyl protease family protein, with translation MPRIPLVVLPDPEDESCLQAWTDVVADGVPLRLLLDTGTPRSAVPHVAPFATRARQTTQGGRGAFAVAAIEEVLVETDAVRTGDLVTPDLLVQLQPEGWRHPGLLGMDVLGSHRCDFHFDVPRIDLDGGEPPGAAWYPLATAPQSTPTVAVSWDQTSLDALWDTGAGATLVDQSWASRHSEIVSVRPETGRGTDVTGAEANHHWGTLATCRIGQATFAEQRCAVVDLSALNATLEQPVEVVLGLPLIVQASWAMDHPRRRWTVWL, from the coding sequence GTGCCGCGCATCCCCTTGGTCGTGCTCCCCGATCCCGAGGACGAGTCGTGCCTGCAGGCCTGGACCGACGTGGTGGCCGACGGGGTACCGCTGAGGCTGTTGCTGGACACCGGCACACCACGGTCCGCGGTCCCCCACGTCGCCCCGTTCGCCACCCGCGCCCGGCAGACCACGCAGGGGGGTCGCGGAGCGTTCGCTGTCGCGGCCATCGAGGAGGTGCTGGTCGAGACCGACGCCGTGCGCACCGGTGACCTGGTGACACCGGACCTCCTGGTCCAGCTCCAGCCGGAGGGGTGGCGGCATCCGGGGTTGCTCGGCATGGACGTCCTCGGCTCGCACCGCTGCGACTTCCACTTCGACGTGCCGCGGATCGACCTCGACGGCGGAGAGCCGCCGGGTGCAGCGTGGTACCCGCTCGCCACCGCACCGCAGAGCACGCCGACGGTCGCGGTCAGCTGGGACCAGACCTCCCTCGACGCCCTGTGGGACACCGGGGCGGGGGCCACCCTCGTCGACCAGTCCTGGGCCAGCCGGCACTCCGAGATCGTCTCCGTGCGCCCCGAGACGGGCCGGGGCACCGACGTCACCGGCGCCGAGGCCAACCACCACTGGGGCACGCTGGCCACCTGTCGGATCGGTCAGGCGACGTTCGCGGAGCAGCGGTGTGCTGTCGTCGACCTCTCAGCGTTGAACGCCACCCTCGAGCAGCCCGTGGAGGTCGTCCTCGGGCTGCCGCTCATCGTGCAGGCGTCCTGGGCGATGGACCACCCCCGACGTCGTTGGACGGTCTGGCTCTAG
- a CDS encoding phosphotransferase produces MVIESAEQGTHPEDVPAAVLDDVARALGTEVTLLDRLTGGVNGGAVRVQLGARADAVLKAAPRAHPDQLDETLRAQRVVEHMRRCGYPTPAWLAVGATAAHVWHLMDFVDAAPASTLTPSLIEQLMAIIELQAGRASEPYDHWSYAWRVATGQEPAGDGLEVVETPEQALLRQSVGRLSGYSSAVAALVERLRLVCADVPPPPEAPDMVHADLATPGNILVRDGVVVAVVDIGNAGSGTRATDLTTLMWYAFQDPLLDGVRERLWARILGLVGWEGAAVLAATHILLMLELPIRDGRHDLVPGVVERGHRAFDELDALR; encoded by the coding sequence GTGGTCATCGAGTCAGCGGAGCAGGGCACTCATCCCGAGGACGTGCCGGCCGCGGTCCTGGACGACGTGGCGCGTGCGCTCGGGACCGAGGTCACGCTGCTCGATCGCCTGACCGGAGGTGTCAACGGGGGTGCCGTGCGCGTCCAGCTGGGCGCGCGGGCAGACGCAGTGCTCAAAGCAGCGCCCCGGGCACACCCCGACCAGCTGGACGAGACGTTGCGCGCCCAGAGGGTGGTGGAGCACATGCGTCGGTGCGGCTATCCCACCCCGGCCTGGCTCGCCGTCGGGGCCACAGCCGCTCACGTCTGGCACCTGATGGACTTCGTCGATGCCGCTCCCGCGTCAACCCTGACCCCGTCCCTGATCGAGCAGCTGATGGCGATCATCGAGCTCCAGGCGGGCCGGGCCTCGGAGCCCTACGACCACTGGTCCTACGCCTGGCGGGTCGCCACCGGTCAGGAACCGGCTGGCGACGGGCTGGAGGTCGTCGAGACGCCGGAGCAGGCGCTGCTCCGCCAGTCCGTGGGCAGGCTCTCGGGGTATTCCTCCGCGGTGGCGGCCCTGGTCGAGCGCCTCCGGCTCGTGTGTGCCGACGTCCCACCACCGCCCGAGGCACCGGACATGGTCCATGCCGATCTCGCGACCCCCGGCAACATCCTGGTCCGCGACGGAGTGGTGGTCGCGGTCGTGGACATCGGGAACGCCGGGAGCGGCACGCGGGCGACTGATCTCACCACCCTGATGTGGTACGCCTTCCAGGATCCGCTGCTGGACGGCGTCCGGGAGCGGCTGTGGGCGAGGATCCTCGGTCTGGTCGGCTGGGAGGGGGCGGCGGTGCTCGCGGCGACGCACATCCTCCTGATGCTCGAGCTCCCCATCCGTGACGGACGCCACGACCTGGTCCCGGGGGTGGTCGAGCGCGGCCACCGCGCCTTCGACGAGCTGGACGCCCTTCGCTGA
- a CDS encoding DUF4287 domain-containing protein, which produces MSSQAYLDALEAKSGRTGPTTRAGEVVGWLAADYGVGRGHAMAFYGVLKNGPTVPEKHVGVSGTHRDESPTLRLDGVSHR; this is translated from the coding sequence ATGTCCTCCCAGGCGTACCTCGATGCTCTCGAGGCGAAGTCCGGCCGGACCGGCCCGACGACCAGAGCCGGCGAGGTGGTCGGCTGGCTCGCTGCTGACTACGGGGTGGGGCGCGGCCACGCGATGGCCTTCTACGGTGTGCTCAAGAACGGGCCGACCGTCCCCGAGAAGCACGTGGGCGTCTCCGGGACCCACCGTGACGAGTCCCCGACCCTCCGGCTCGACGGGGTCAGCCACCGCTGA
- a CDS encoding VOC family protein, which produces MRKVVHFEIPAADLDRAQRFYSSTFGWEIQRVPMDGGEYLAVTTTPVDEQTQEPRESGGINGGLVQRDGPLVTPVLTVDVEAIDVTLEEIENSGGTTVTPRTPIPGMGAYAYFRDPEGNVLGLWETTPATG; this is translated from the coding sequence ATGCGCAAGGTCGTGCACTTCGAGATCCCGGCTGCCGATCTCGACCGAGCTCAGCGCTTCTACAGCTCGACGTTCGGCTGGGAGATCCAGAGGGTGCCCATGGACGGTGGTGAGTACCTCGCCGTGACGACGACCCCGGTGGACGAGCAGACGCAGGAACCGCGGGAGTCCGGAGGGATCAACGGTGGCCTGGTGCAGCGCGACGGGCCGCTCGTCACCCCCGTCCTCACCGTCGACGTCGAGGCCATCGATGTCACCCTGGAAGAGATCGAGAACAGCGGCGGCACGACGGTGACACCACGGACACCGATCCCCGGGATGGGCGCGTACGCCTACTTCCGGGACCCCGAGGGCAACGTCCTCGGCCTGTGGGAGACGACGCCGGCGACCGGGTGA
- a CDS encoding VOC family protein, which produces MAVGIFAGIPVNDFPSALAWYKQLLGTEPAFYPNDVEAVWKLAEDRYVYIVRDAGRAGGAVSMIWVDDPVAEVSRIADRGVEPVGVEKHDGVWKYVFHDTDGNETGIGGRVASTA; this is translated from the coding sequence ATGGCGGTCGGCATCTTCGCTGGCATCCCGGTCAACGACTTCCCGAGCGCGTTGGCGTGGTACAAGCAGCTGCTCGGCACCGAGCCAGCGTTCTACCCGAATGACGTCGAGGCGGTCTGGAAGCTGGCCGAGGACCGTTACGTCTACATCGTCCGCGACGCCGGCCGTGCCGGCGGAGCCGTCAGCATGATCTGGGTTGACGACCCCGTCGCCGAGGTCTCCAGGATCGCCGACCGAGGGGTGGAGCCGGTCGGCGTCGAGAAGCACGACGGGGTGTGGAAGTACGTCTTCCACGACACCGACGGCAACGAGACGGGGATCGGGGGCCGGGTCGCCTCGACGGCCTGA
- a CDS encoding aldo/keto reductase, which yields MRYQLLGRTGVTVSRLCLGAMMFGAWGNRDHDQSIRIIHSALDAGVNFIDTADVYAQGESEEIVGKALKGRRDDIVLATKFHGAMGDDPNRQGSSRRWIIRAVEDSLRRLDTDHIDLYQVHRPRTDTDIEETLGALTDLVRQGKVRYIGASTFPASQIVEARWVARERGYERFVTEQPAYSLLVRRIEDDILPTCQRHGLGVLSYSPLTGGWLSGRWRKDTGQQESSRAGRLPERFDLAQPANQHKLDAVEAFAQLAEDTGITLIQLAIAFVLTHPAITSAIIGPRTRDQLDGQLAAADIELQPEVLDRIDQIVAPGTTVNPVDNSFDNPALTPAARRRTP from the coding sequence GTGAGGTACCAGCTGCTCGGACGCACCGGGGTCACCGTCAGCCGGCTGTGCCTCGGCGCGATGATGTTCGGCGCTTGGGGCAATCGCGACCACGACCAGTCCATCCGGATCATCCACTCCGCGCTCGACGCCGGTGTCAACTTCATCGACACCGCGGACGTCTACGCCCAGGGGGAGTCGGAGGAGATCGTCGGCAAGGCCCTCAAGGGCCGCCGCGACGACATCGTCCTGGCCACCAAGTTCCACGGCGCCATGGGGGACGACCCCAACCGGCAAGGGAGCTCCCGGCGTTGGATCATCCGCGCCGTCGAGGACTCCCTGCGCCGGCTCGACACCGACCACATCGACCTGTACCAGGTGCACCGCCCCCGCACCGACACGGACATCGAGGAGACCCTGGGCGCGCTCACCGACCTCGTCCGCCAGGGCAAGGTCCGCTACATCGGCGCCTCCACCTTCCCCGCCAGCCAGATCGTCGAAGCACGATGGGTGGCGCGCGAGCGCGGATACGAGCGCTTCGTCACCGAGCAGCCTGCCTACTCCCTGCTCGTGCGCCGCATCGAGGACGACATCCTGCCGACCTGCCAACGCCACGGCCTGGGCGTCCTGTCCTACAGCCCTCTCACCGGCGGGTGGCTCTCCGGTCGCTGGCGCAAGGACACGGGGCAGCAGGAGTCGTCCCGAGCCGGCCGGCTCCCCGAGCGGTTCGACCTCGCGCAGCCCGCCAACCAGCACAAGCTCGACGCCGTCGAGGCCTTCGCTCAGCTCGCGGAGGACACCGGCATCACCCTCATCCAGCTGGCGATCGCGTTCGTGCTCACCCACCCCGCGATCACCTCGGCCATCATCGGTCCCCGAACCCGCGACCAGCTCGACGGGCAGCTGGCGGCCGCCGACATCGAGCTGCAGCCCGAGGTGCTCGACCGCATCGACCAGATCGTCGCCCCCGGCACCACGGTCAACCCGGTCGACAACTCCTTCGACAACCCAGCACTCACACCCGCCGCCCGTCGCCGCACGCCGTAG
- a CDS encoding GNAT family N-acetyltransferase: MPAAAHPRTDPIQTPRLVLSPVGSEDVDDLVLLYADPRVASWTGPWTPTSVAAWTHEMAARWTTDGVGKWMARNRADGSLVGRGGFTRFDLAGEAVLELGWVIRDALTGRGYATEVGRAALAWADEHEAGTPVVAFTEVHNHASRAVMRRLGMRPARLIRREGLIEGRPGLHPDAPFALYRAS; the protein is encoded by the coding sequence ATGCCGGCCGCCGCACACCCGAGGACAGACCCGATCCAGACTCCGCGGCTCGTCCTGAGCCCGGTGGGGTCGGAGGACGTCGACGACCTGGTGCTGCTCTACGCCGATCCGCGCGTCGCGTCCTGGACAGGCCCGTGGACGCCCACGAGCGTCGCAGCGTGGACGCACGAGATGGCCGCCCGCTGGACGACGGACGGCGTGGGCAAGTGGATGGCCCGCAATCGTGCGGACGGCTCGCTGGTCGGACGCGGCGGGTTCACCCGGTTCGACCTCGCCGGTGAGGCCGTGCTCGAGCTCGGCTGGGTCATCCGGGATGCGCTGACCGGTCGCGGCTACGCCACGGAGGTGGGGCGCGCGGCGCTCGCCTGGGCCGACGAGCACGAGGCCGGCACTCCGGTCGTCGCCTTCACCGAGGTGCACAACCACGCCTCCCGAGCGGTGATGCGGCGCCTCGGGATGCGGCCGGCCAGGCTGATCCGGCGGGAGGGACTCATCGAGGGCCGGCCGGGTCTGCACCCCGACGCACCCTTCGCGCTGTACCGCGCATCCTGA
- a CDS encoding TIGR03619 family F420-dependent LLM class oxidoreductase yields MSTRKLGVNLPLAGAGASPEAILRVAEEAERAGLDSVWAWERLMRPTDPIAMGGPGGPVMDAPAQFAVVYDALETLAFVAARTSRITLGTSVLDALFSSPVILARRLATLDQLSGGRLVVGVGQGWMEQEFVATGVPMSRRGAGFEEHLRAMRAVWGPDPVQFDGRFYQIPSAEIGPKPVRLDGPTLIIGSAAPAAVDRAARLGAGLTLVIFDWETVGETIATFRTAEAGAGHEPGSLPVLLQVNGTISERSLDERAPLLGSVDQVATDLERAESLGVSHVFWNSLEEDPLEQIPLIAQLRG; encoded by the coding sequence ATGAGCACGAGGAAGCTGGGGGTGAACCTCCCGCTGGCGGGCGCAGGAGCCTCGCCGGAGGCGATCCTGCGGGTCGCCGAGGAGGCCGAGCGCGCCGGCCTCGACTCCGTCTGGGCCTGGGAGCGGTTGATGCGACCCACGGATCCGATCGCCATGGGCGGTCCCGGCGGCCCGGTGATGGACGCGCCCGCGCAGTTCGCCGTCGTGTACGACGCACTCGAGACCTTGGCGTTCGTGGCCGCCAGGACGAGCAGGATCACGCTCGGCACCAGCGTGCTCGACGCCCTGTTCTCCAGCCCGGTGATCCTCGCCCGACGGCTGGCCACGCTCGACCAGCTGAGCGGCGGACGGCTGGTCGTCGGGGTCGGCCAGGGCTGGATGGAGCAGGAGTTCGTGGCCACGGGCGTCCCGATGTCACGTCGTGGTGCCGGCTTCGAGGAGCACCTCCGGGCCATGCGGGCGGTGTGGGGTCCGGACCCGGTGCAGTTCGACGGGCGCTTCTACCAGATCCCCTCCGCCGAGATCGGCCCCAAGCCGGTACGACTCGACGGGCCCACGCTGATCATCGGCAGCGCGGCACCGGCCGCCGTGGACCGCGCCGCCCGGCTCGGCGCCGGGCTGACGCTGGTGATCTTCGACTGGGAGACCGTCGGCGAGACCATCGCCACGTTCCGGACGGCGGAAGCCGGCGCGGGACACGAGCCCGGCTCGCTGCCCGTGCTGCTGCAGGTGAACGGCACGATCAGCGAGCGGTCGCTGGACGAGCGTGCTCCTCTGCTCGGCTCGGTCGACCAGGTGGCCACCGACCTCGAGCGGGCCGAGAGCCTCGGCGTGAGTCACGTGTTCTGGAACAGCCTGGAGGAGGACCCGCTCGAGCAGATCCCGCTCATCGCCCAGCTGCGTGGCTGA
- a CDS encoding MBL fold metallo-hydrolase: MQQQARAPRTRAFGAEAFEPQDGTVLRWLGMAGFLLNCRGTTLMIDPLLGGFDMPVMIDFPLTTDAVPRLDAVLVTHADNDHYSVPTCRELAPVTAAFHSTRYVGTLMQGEGFPSTGHDIGDHFAVGPVRVAVTPADHAWQNDSPGASDRVFAMEDCCGFWIETPDGTVWAPGDSRLIPEHHLHMPAPDALLFDFSDSDWHFGLDGAIQMANAYPRTPLLLQHWGSVDAPDFPPFNADPAALPDRVVNPERIIVLAPGEPYTLHPLAGRPPSPENGNGALL; this comes from the coding sequence ATGCAGCAGCAGGCGCGTGCACCGCGGACCAGGGCCTTTGGTGCTGAGGCTTTCGAACCGCAGGACGGAACGGTCCTGCGATGGCTCGGGATGGCGGGTTTCCTCCTCAACTGCCGGGGGACGACGCTGATGATCGACCCGCTGCTCGGCGGTTTCGACATGCCGGTGATGATCGACTTCCCGCTGACCACCGACGCGGTGCCGCGGCTGGACGCAGTGCTGGTCACGCACGCCGACAACGACCACTACAGCGTCCCCACCTGCCGCGAGCTCGCACCGGTGACGGCTGCGTTCCACTCCACCCGGTACGTGGGCACGCTGATGCAGGGCGAGGGATTCCCCTCCACCGGCCACGACATCGGCGACCACTTCGCCGTCGGTCCCGTCCGCGTCGCCGTGACCCCGGCTGACCACGCCTGGCAGAACGACTCGCCGGGGGCCAGTGACCGCGTCTTCGCGATGGAGGACTGCTGCGGGTTCTGGATCGAGACGCCCGACGGCACCGTCTGGGCGCCCGGTGACTCACGACTCATCCCCGAGCACCACCTGCACATGCCGGCGCCCGACGCGCTGCTGTTCGACTTCTCCGACAGCGACTGGCACTTCGGCCTCGACGGGGCCATCCAGATGGCGAACGCCTACCCCCGGACGCCTCTGCTGCTGCAGCACTGGGGCTCCGTCGACGCTCCCGACTTCCCGCCCTTCAACGCCGACCCCGCCGCGCTCCCGGACCGCGTGGTCAACCCCGAGCGGATCATCGTCCTCGCCCCGGGTGAGCCCTACACCCTCCACCCGCTCGCCGGCCGACCGCCGTCCCCGGAGAACGGGAACGGAGCTCTCCTGTGA
- a CDS encoding DUF1330 domain-containing protein has protein sequence MTAYWISVYQEIFDQAKVDAYAQLARPALEAAGGTFVARGLPEQTYEAGESTRTVVIVFDSVEAARAAHDSPAYQEALAALDGGARRDMRIMPAL, from the coding sequence ATGACCGCCTACTGGATCAGCGTCTACCAGGAGATCTTCGACCAGGCCAAGGTCGACGCGTACGCGCAGCTCGCTCGACCCGCGCTGGAGGCGGCGGGCGGCACGTTCGTGGCGCGCGGGCTGCCGGAGCAGACGTACGAGGCGGGGGAGTCCACCCGCACGGTGGTCATCGTCTTCGACTCCGTCGAGGCCGCTCGCGCCGCCCACGACAGCCCCGCCTACCAGGAGGCCCTGGCCGCCCTCGACGGCGGCGCCCGGCGTGACATGCGCATCATGCCCGCGCTCTGA
- a CDS encoding enolase C-terminal domain-like protein: MTHPDPIVVAVDVRSLRTRYPRTVGRNARLGSHGSGGRSRVAVVSTDTGQTGWGLVEELGGDTTDLVGRPLSDLVDADVGVRDEAHLWLDIALHDLLGVVADLPVHALLGDRGTTSVEVYDGALYFDDLDPDDAPRGVAAVLQNGRDDAALGHTNLKLKIGRGNRWMPRAEGDLRDIEITRAVRDAHPQAKLLVDANDGYDLAGFCRYLDAVAGLDLYWVEEPFLDDADDLAALRRHLDTVSPSTRIAEGETSPEVDALLPVAARGHIDVLLMDVVSYGLTRWRRLMPRLVDLGVHASPHAWGRPLKTLYAAQLAAGLGNVDLVEGVPGTTDGVDASGYDVTDGHLTVPDRPGFGLPLPEP; this comes from the coding sequence GTGACCCACCCTGACCCGATCGTCGTCGCCGTGGACGTCCGCAGCCTGCGCACCCGCTACCCGCGCACGGTCGGCCGCAACGCCCGGCTCGGCAGCCACGGCTCGGGGGGCCGGTCCCGCGTGGCGGTGGTCAGCACGGACACCGGCCAGACCGGGTGGGGACTGGTCGAGGAACTCGGCGGCGACACCACCGACCTGGTCGGCCGACCGCTGTCGGATCTCGTCGACGCCGACGTCGGGGTCCGCGACGAAGCCCACCTGTGGCTCGACATCGCCCTCCACGACCTGCTCGGCGTCGTCGCGGACCTGCCCGTGCACGCTCTGCTCGGCGACCGCGGCACGACGTCGGTCGAGGTCTACGACGGTGCCCTCTACTTCGACGACCTCGACCCCGACGACGCACCGCGCGGCGTGGCGGCCGTCCTGCAGAACGGCCGCGACGACGCTGCCCTCGGCCACACCAACCTCAAGCTCAAGATCGGTCGGGGGAACCGGTGGATGCCCCGGGCGGAGGGGGACCTCCGGGACATCGAGATCACCCGGGCGGTGCGCGACGCGCATCCCCAGGCCAAGCTCCTCGTCGACGCCAACGACGGCTACGACCTGGCGGGGTTCTGCCGCTACCTGGACGCCGTGGCCGGGCTGGACCTGTACTGGGTGGAGGAGCCGTTCCTGGACGACGCCGACGACCTGGCCGCGCTGCGCCGCCACCTCGACACCGTCAGCCCGTCCACCCGGATCGCGGAGGGGGAGACGTCGCCCGAGGTCGACGCGCTGCTGCCCGTGGCCGCCCGCGGCCACATCGACGTCCTGCTGATGGACGTCGTGTCGTACGGGCTGACCCGTTGGCGACGACTGATGCCGCGGCTGGTCGACCTGGGGGTCCACGCGTCACCGCACGCCTGGGGTCGGCCGCTCAAGACGCTGTACGCCGCCCAGCTGGCGGCCGGGCTGGGGAACGTCGACCTCGTCGAGGGCGTGCCGGGGACCACCGATGGTGTCGACGCCTCCGGGTACGACGTCACCGACGGGCACCTGACCGTGCCGGACCGGCCCGGGTTCGGCCTGCCGTTACCCGAGCCCTGA
- a CDS encoding MFS transporter: protein MTVAEPAVVPASPFAPFRHRAFFWLWLGVVVASIGAWAQTVGAQWLFINDPNAATIVPLVQTASTLPMMLLALPAGVLADAFDRRLLLVVVQGYSIAVSALLAVLTVAGMMPPALLLTFTFAVGAGLAMLSPTWQSLITELVPREEFAAATRLDMVSVNVSRAAGPAIAGWIIATWGVAPVFALTAAAGAVLLVILLTWRRSTAARAVQRERFVPALRSGSRYVRHEPVIRAVLLRFASFVFPAGAVWALLPLIASRQLGLAASGYGLLFSALGIGAVTAALGLGRVKRQLSSNQVLAVAGSGFAVAFAGVAVTSSIWVALPLLVVCGFCWTATVATVISELQLFLPGWVRARAIAIYLMVFLGTQAVAAPVWGLVTQYTSLRTALLAAAVLLVVSVLLGLVLRVPESEGEDRSPLAYWDTPRLQVDPFTAGGPVVVSVEYEVSDLDRDAFLDAMRGMRRSRLRSGASRWELYRVGEDRHRYVEQFEVPSWEEHERQHEGRLTAEDKAIEDAAFAHVTGSPRTQHLLPAAARGFADDLPGDRHRDRPR, encoded by the coding sequence GTGACAGTCGCCGAGCCGGCCGTGGTCCCGGCCTCGCCCTTCGCGCCGTTCCGGCACCGGGCGTTCTTCTGGTTGTGGCTGGGCGTGGTGGTCGCGAGCATCGGGGCGTGGGCCCAGACGGTCGGGGCGCAGTGGCTGTTCATCAACGACCCGAACGCCGCCACGATCGTGCCGTTGGTGCAGACGGCCAGCACGCTGCCGATGATGTTGCTGGCGCTGCCGGCCGGGGTGCTGGCCGACGCGTTCGACCGGCGGTTGCTGCTGGTCGTGGTCCAGGGCTACTCCATCGCGGTGTCGGCGCTGTTGGCGGTGCTGACCGTGGCGGGGATGATGCCGCCCGCGTTGCTGCTGACGTTCACGTTCGCGGTGGGGGCCGGGTTGGCGATGCTGTCGCCGACCTGGCAGTCCCTGATCACCGAGCTGGTGCCGCGGGAGGAGTTCGCGGCGGCGACCCGGCTCGACATGGTGAGCGTCAACGTGTCCCGGGCGGCCGGGCCGGCGATCGCCGGATGGATCATCGCCACCTGGGGGGTGGCCCCGGTGTTCGCCCTGACGGCGGCCGCCGGGGCGGTGCTGCTGGTCATCTTGCTGACCTGGCGGCGATCGACGGCCGCCCGCGCGGTGCAGCGGGAGCGGTTCGTGCCGGCGTTGCGGTCGGGTAGCCGCTATGTGCGCCACGAGCCGGTGATCCGCGCCGTCCTGCTGAGGTTCGCCTCCTTCGTCTTCCCGGCCGGGGCGGTGTGGGCCCTGCTGCCGCTGATCGCCAGCCGCCAGCTGGGGTTGGCGGCGAGCGGCTACGGACTCCTGTTCTCCGCGCTCGGCATCGGGGCCGTCACCGCCGCCCTCGGGCTGGGACGGGTCAAGCGGCAGCTGTCCTCGAACCAGGTCCTGGCGGTGGCCGGCAGCGGGTTCGCGGTCGCCTTCGCCGGTGTCGCGGTGACGTCGTCGATCTGGGTCGCCCTGCCGCTGCTGGTGGTCTGCGGGTTCTGCTGGACCGCCACCGTGGCGACGGTGATCTCCGAGCTGCAGCTGTTCCTGCCCGGCTGGGTGCGGGCCCGGGCCATCGCGATCTACCTGATGGTGTTCCTCGGCACCCAGGCGGTCGCCGCACCGGTCTGGGGTCTCGTCACCCAGTACACGAGCCTGCGGACCGCCCTGCTCGCCGCCGCCGTGCTGCTGGTGGTGAGCGTGCTGCTCGGGCTGGTGCTGCGGGTGCCGGAGAGCGAGGGGGAGGACCGCTCACCCCTGGCGTACTGGGACACCCCGCGGCTGCAGGTCGACCCGTTCACCGCCGGCGGCCCCGTCGTGGTGTCGGTGGAGTACGAGGTGAGCGACCTCGACCGGGACGCCTTCCTGGACGCGATGCGCGGGATGCGTCGGTCCCGGCTCCGGTCGGGTGCCTCCCGCTGGGAGCTGTACCGGGTGGGGGAGGACCGGCACCGCTACGTCGAGCAGTTCGAGGTGCCCAGCTGGGAGGAGCACGAACGTCAGCACGAGGGCCGGCTGACCGCGGAGGACAAGGCGATCGAGGACGCCGCCTTCGCTCACGTCACGGGCAGCCCCCGGACCCAGCACCTGCTGCCCGCCGCAGCCAGGGGCTTCGCCGACGACCTCCCGGGAGACCGGCACCGCGATCGGCCCCGCTGA
- a CDS encoding aminoglycoside phosphotransferase family protein, translating into MRTPPAEVEVDVELVETLLRSQFPAVTGEVRIVASGWDNVIARVGPDLCVRMPRRALSAPLVQHEAEWLARLAPGLPADVPTPVAIGRPGPRYPWTWLLCPWFEGRPLAEVEVEDRAVVASQLGAFVAALHGPAPAEAPVSPWRGIPLADVESRLLERLEQIPPSDAATLRAVWDQCAGAPPHAGPPVWLHGDLHPLNVLARSGAAPGLRAVIDWGDLCCGDPATDLAIAWLGFDEPGRAAFRSAVSSRHPTDDPVWDRAAAWAVSLGVLFLLDAEPGTTAHAVGDHLLTQLRTPRR; encoded by the coding sequence GTGCGCACCCCGCCCGCCGAGGTCGAGGTGGACGTGGAGCTCGTCGAGACGCTGCTGCGGAGCCAGTTCCCTGCCGTCACGGGAGAGGTGCGGATCGTGGCGAGCGGCTGGGACAACGTGATCGCGCGCGTCGGCCCCGACCTGTGCGTGCGGATGCCGCGCCGCGCTCTCTCCGCTCCTCTGGTGCAGCACGAGGCGGAGTGGTTGGCCCGGCTGGCGCCCGGGCTGCCGGCGGACGTCCCGACGCCGGTGGCCATCGGCAGGCCGGGCCCGCGCTACCCGTGGACGTGGCTCCTCTGCCCGTGGTTCGAGGGTCGCCCCCTCGCCGAGGTGGAGGTCGAGGACCGGGCGGTGGTCGCCTCGCAGCTGGGCGCCTTCGTCGCGGCCCTGCACGGCCCGGCCCCGGCCGAGGCGCCCGTCAGCCCGTGGCGGGGGATCCCGCTGGCGGACGTCGAGTCCCGGTTGCTCGAGCGACTCGAGCAGATCCCGCCCAGCGACGCCGCGACCCTCCGCGCGGTCTGGGACCAGTGCGCCGGTGCGCCACCGCACGCCGGGCCGCCGGTGTGGTTGCACGGCGACCTGCACCCGCTCAACGTCCTGGCCCGATCCGGAGCGGCGCCCGGACTTCGGGCCGTGATCGACTGGGGCGACCTCTGCTGCGGGGATCCGGCCACCGACCTGGCCATCGCCTGGCTCGGCTTCGACGAGCCAGGGCGCGCTGCGTTCCGGTCGGCCGTGTCGAGCCGTCACCCCACCGACGACCCCGTCTGGGACCGTGCTGCCGCCTGGGCCGTCTCGCTGGGGGTCCTGTTCCTGCTCGACGCCGAGCCGGGGACGACGGCGCACGCTGTGGGCGACCACCTCCTGACCCAGCTGCGAACGCCACGACGTTGA